The Sulfurimonas aquatica genomic sequence TGATGAGAATCTCCAACAGAGGAACCGTGACCGGGAAAGTGCTTAAGAACTGAGATGACATTATGACTTCTTTGCTCTTGCAGCATTATCTTTGCAAACTTTACAACTTTTGAACTCTCTTTTGAGTAAGAGCGTTGGAGTCCAACTATTACTTTGTTTTTAGGATTTATCGCTAAGTCTACCACTGGTGCAAAGTTAGTATTTATCCCATTTTGTTTGAGCATATTTGATTGAACTCTATATGTATGTCTTGCATCCTCTTCACTCATCCGTGAAACACTCATAGCCGATGGAGTCTCTTTAAAACCATACTTAGGCTTGAGTCGTGCCACTTTTCCACCCTCTTGATCAACACTGATGAGAAGTGGTTTATTGCTTAGCATATTAAGCTTTTTAGTGAGACGATGGAGCTGTTCATGACTTTGAATGTTTTTAGTTCTATTTCTATCATTAAAAAAGCTATCAAAAAGGATAACCCCACCTAAATCGTACTTCTGTATATCTTTTACTATTTGGGAGTTTTCATCTATCTCTGAGTCGTTAAAGCCAACTACAAGCATCCGGCCTATCATCTTTTTAAGAGTAGTTTCATCTATCTCGTTAGCGTTTAGAGCTGTTAGTAAAAGTAAAAAAAGTAAAAATATTCTCAAAAATTATTCCTCAGTAAAAAGTATTCCGTTTATAACATCAATTTGATTAAAAATAAGTGCTTTTGTATCTTCTTTTGTGATACTTTCTGGTTCAAAATGGTCACTAACTATTTTTATAATATGAAAATTTTTAATGGCAGGAGAGTGTATAACGCTATCATAAAAGCCAAAGGACTCCATGTCGACTATATCATACTTCGTATCACTTGCTTCTTCATCCAAGCAGACTATAGATCTCTTCTTATTATTAAATATATAAGAGGAGTTATCATAGGTAACTCTTCCTATTTGTATAAGGGTGCCTATTTCATATTTATCTGTCGCTCCGCAGATGCCAACATTTATATATATGTCATCATCAGTAATATCATACTGATTTATCAAAGACTGAGTTGCAAGTCGGGAGTTTGTTACTCCTATGCCACTTACTATAAGTCGGATTTGTTCATTTTCAAAAAGGGAAAAAGAGTTGAGTTTAGACTTTTTTAGCTTATATCTATCTACATATGCTTGAGCCTCAGATTTTAGCGCTATTACAAAATATAACAATTATTTTCCCTTTAAAGAATATTTCGTTATTATAATGAAAAATAATAAAGGAATTAAATAGATGCCTATAACAAATCCAAATTATGATAAGTTAGATTATGAAAAGATGGCAGAAACTATTGGACTCAAAGCTAAGCACATTCCTGTATTGATGGGTAGCTTTCTTGAAGAGTCAGCTAAAATTCTTGCACGATTAGAGAGTGCTGTAGAGCCTTTAGACTTCGAGTCACTAAAGTTAGAGTCTCACTCAATGAAGGGGAGTGCCGGTAATTTACTTTTCAAAGAAATCTATGAAATGGCAAAAGAGATTGAGATAGCTGCAGAAGAAAGTGATGCTTCATTTCCTTATAAAGCATACCATGATGCTATAAAAGATGCCATTTCTACTATAAAACTATAATAATATTTTACATTAAATAGATTTTTCGATATACTTTCAATTCTCTTCTTTAGACCTGTGCAATGGTTGCTTGAGACAATGTGTCAGGGTAGGAATACAGCAGCACACCTTAAGTGATTATGTGCCGCAGGTATCTGGAGAAGAGTCTTTCTTTTAGAAAAACTTCAACATATAAATTTTAACTAATTTAAAAAATGTGCTCGATTAACTCAGTGGTAGAGTGTTTCCATGACATGGAAGTGGTCACTGGTTCAAATCCAGTATTGAGCACCATCATATTTTTTATTTCCAAAATGTAATCTTTTTTCACTATAATAATAAAATTAAATAATTCAAAGGCAAGATTAATGCAAAAAAATGTGCAAAAAAGAAGTTTTAGAAAAGCTTTTTCACTTATAGAACTTATGATAGTTATCGTGATATTAGGGCTCTTAGCAGCTATGGTAATGCCGAGCTTAACAGGTAAAGGTGAAGGGGCTAAACGCGACTTGGTTTGCGTTCAGATGAAGAGCATTTACGATGGCGCTTTAGATATGTACAAGATTGATAATAGTATATACCCATCTACGGAAGAGGGACTAAAAGCGCTTACTGAGACGGATAAGTACTTCAAAGATGGAAAAATGCCAAAAGATTCATGGGGTCAAGAGTTCATTTACCTTAATAACGATGGATCTATTGAGTTGATCTCTTTAGCCGCTGATAAAAAAGAGGGTGGAAAAGACGAGTCAAAAGATATAAAAATGAGTGAGTGTAAATAGGCACTTGAAAAAAGCCTTCTCTCTCATAGAACTAATGATAGTCATCGTGATTATCGGAGTTGTATATACTTTAGCCATTACAAAACTCAAGAGCGTTTCTGAGCAGAAAATGTCTCCAAGTTTGTCAAACCTTAAAGAGTATCTTTTGAGTTACGTAAAAGACGACGTCTCTAAGGTTAGACTTTTATGTCTTGATGATTGCAGCGAGTGTCGCGTTTATGTAGATGATAAAAAAGTAGAAAGTTTGAAGAGTTTTTTTGATGAGAGCATAGAAGTTTATTATTATGACGCTCTTCAAGGCGCTACAGAGGTTAAACCGAGAGTTTTTTTTAACGAAGAAGACGTTCAAGAGAGCGTATGTTTCTCTTTTGACGTAGGTAAAAATTTAGTTGCGGATCAGCTTATAGTTGTGTATGAAGAAAAAGCCTATGACTACTCTAGTTATTTTCAAAAAACCATAGTCTATGATTCTATAGAGGAGTTAGTAAGTGCTAAAAGAGAATTTACATCGGAGATTATGCAGTGATATTTAAGTATAAGGGCATAAACGCCGAGGGTAAAAAAGTTAGTGACAGAATTGAGGCGCTATCACTCGAAGAAGCTAAGAGTAAACTAAAAGCTCAGAGCGTTATTTACCATACTTTAAACGAGGATGAACCTGCTTTTTATGAGAAGTTTGACTTTAGTTCTAA encodes the following:
- a CDS encoding Hpt domain-containing protein; protein product: MPITNPNYDKLDYEKMAETIGLKAKHIPVLMGSFLEESAKILARLESAVEPLDFESLKLESHSMKGSAGNLLFKEIYEMAKEIEIAAEESDASFPYKAYHDAIKDAISTIKL
- the gspG gene encoding type II secretion system major pseudopilin GspG: MQKNVQKRSFRKAFSLIELMIVIVILGLLAAMVMPSLTGKGEGAKRDLVCVQMKSIYDGALDMYKIDNSIYPSTEEGLKALTETDKYFKDGKMPKDSWGQEFIYLNNDGSIELISLAADKKEGGKDESKDIKMSECK
- a CDS encoding prepilin-type N-terminal cleavage/methylation domain-containing protein, giving the protein MKKAFSLIELMIVIVIIGVVYTLAITKLKSVSEQKMSPSLSNLKEYLLSYVKDDVSKVRLLCLDDCSECRVYVDDKKVESLKSFFDESIEVYYYDALQGATEVKPRVFFNEEDVQESVCFSFDVGKNLVADQLIVVYEEKAYDYSSYFQKTIVYDSIEELVSAKREFTSEIMQ